In one Lycium barbarum isolate Lr01 chromosome 7, ASM1917538v2, whole genome shotgun sequence genomic region, the following are encoded:
- the LOC132602015 gene encoding protein TAP1-like has product MAKMIEANIVPFIIIGMLVLISNSQLVYCGSIDPKCFMKCAQLCFQNPGCYMACARQCGGSLNKNSSPMHYCNLGCSIHKCASLIKDDKQWQGCMKDCSDNYCKIRA; this is encoded by the exons ATGGCTAAGATGATTGAGGCAAATATTGTTCCATTTATAATAATAGGGATGCTAGTTTTGATCTCTAATTCACAATTAGTATATTGTGGATCAATTGATCCCAAATGTTTTATGAAATGTGCTCAATTATGTTTCCAAAATCCTGGTTGTTACATGGCATGTGCAAGACAATGTGGGGGTTCTCTCAATAAGAATTCTTCACCAATGCACTATTGCAATCTTGGTTGTTCAATTCACAAGTGTGCAAGTTTAATCAAAG ATGACAAACAATGGCAAGGTTGCATGAAGGATTGTTCCGACAATTATTGCAAAATTAGAGCTTAG